A single genomic interval of Chitinophaga sp. 180180018-3 harbors:
- a CDS encoding ABC transporter substrate-binding protein, translating to MKSSYCQSFMLKLPLLLLAIGIFCSCTGPERQHAQVFRYNSTNSLATLDPAFAKSQEVIWAVKQLYNTLVEPDSNLEIRPSLAKQWHISDDHLTYTFDLRTDVYFHNSDIFPGGKGRRMTAQDVVYSLRRIMDPATASPGAWIFNDKLSIDSGFRALNDSTFQLHLYRPFHPVMGILSMQYCSIVPHEAIEKYGKDFRNHPCGTGPFRFFYWDEGQALVLHRNPGYFEKDSTGRRLPYLDAVQVSFLDSKAAEFLLFRQGQLDFMNDIDASFKDEVLTKQGRLRKEWEGKIVLDKHPYLNTEYLGFLTDSNNTLVKSSPLRLKKVRQAVNYGFDRTKMMTYLRNGIGTAATAGFVPAGLPSFSTTKVKGYTFDPAKTRQLLKEAGFPEGKGMPVLRLLTIPIYADLANYVANQLQDAGIRIQVEVVQKSLLLEQTAKSQALFFRASWIADYPDAESYLAMFYSRNPAPPNYTRYSNPAFDKLYERALEESNDSLRYAMYQDMDNMIMEDAAVVPLFYDEAIHLVQPGISGFSGNGMNLLELRWAKKK from the coding sequence ATGAAAAGTAGTTATTGCCAGTCGTTTATGTTAAAACTGCCCCTGTTGCTGCTTGCCATCGGCATCTTTTGCTCCTGCACCGGCCCCGAACGGCAACATGCACAGGTATTCAGGTACAATAGTACGAATAGTCTTGCTACCCTCGATCCGGCTTTCGCCAAAAGCCAGGAAGTGATATGGGCGGTAAAACAGCTCTATAACACGCTGGTAGAGCCGGACAGCAATCTCGAAATCCGCCCTTCGCTGGCAAAGCAATGGCATATTTCCGACGACCACCTGACCTATACCTTCGATCTGCGTACGGATGTGTACTTCCATAACAGCGATATCTTTCCCGGGGGCAAAGGGCGGCGCATGACCGCGCAGGACGTGGTATACAGCCTGCGGCGGATCATGGATCCGGCTACGGCTTCGCCGGGAGCGTGGATATTCAACGATAAACTGAGCATCGACAGCGGATTCCGGGCCCTTAATGATTCTACTTTCCAGCTGCATCTTTACAGGCCCTTTCACCCGGTAATGGGAATACTCAGTATGCAATACTGCTCCATTGTACCACATGAGGCTATTGAAAAATACGGGAAGGATTTCCGGAATCATCCCTGTGGCACAGGGCCTTTCAGGTTTTTCTACTGGGATGAAGGACAGGCACTGGTGCTTCACCGGAACCCCGGATATTTTGAAAAAGACAGCACCGGGCGCCGTTTACCTTACCTGGACGCCGTACAGGTGAGCTTCCTCGACAGCAAGGCAGCAGAGTTCCTGTTGTTCCGTCAGGGGCAGCTCGATTTTATGAACGACATCGACGCCTCATTTAAAGATGAAGTACTCACCAAACAAGGGCGTTTGCGCAAAGAGTGGGAGGGTAAGATCGTACTCGACAAGCACCCTTATCTGAATACAGAATACCTGGGTTTCCTGACTGACAGCAACAATACGTTGGTAAAATCATCTCCGCTGCGTTTAAAGAAAGTACGTCAGGCAGTAAACTACGGTTTCGACCGTACGAAAATGATGACCTATCTGCGTAATGGCATCGGCACGGCCGCCACAGCGGGTTTTGTGCCTGCTGGTCTGCCATCGTTCAGCACCACCAAAGTGAAAGGCTATACATTTGATCCGGCAAAAACGAGGCAGCTGCTGAAAGAAGCCGGCTTCCCGGAGGGCAAAGGAATGCCCGTGTTGCGGCTGCTCACCATCCCTATTTACGCCGACCTGGCAAATTATGTGGCCAACCAGCTCCAGGACGCCGGGATACGCATACAGGTAGAGGTAGTGCAGAAAAGCCTGCTGCTGGAACAGACCGCCAAATCACAGGCGCTGTTTTTCAGGGCCAGCTGGATCGCCGACTACCCGGATGCAGAGAGCTATCTTGCCATGTTTTACAGCAGGAACCCGGCGCCGCCTAACTACACGCGTTATAGCAACCCGGCCTTCGATAAGCTTTATGAACGGGCCCTGGAAGAAAGTAATGACAGCCTGCGCTATGCCATGTATCAGGATATGGATAATATGATCATGGAAGATGCCGCTGTAGTGCCACTCTTTTATGATGAGGCGATACACCTCGTACAACCCGGTATCAGTGGTTTCTCCGGCAATGGTATGAACCTTTTGGAGCTGCGATGGGCGAAGAAAAAGTGA